In a single window of the Pocillopora verrucosa isolate sample1 chromosome 4, ASM3666991v2, whole genome shotgun sequence genome:
- the LOC131779350 gene encoding uncharacterized protein — protein MASGGPAEVIDAEKTLNCGIENFQSVTEEHFEGNNLAEEGQDPGSSYSFPGETENEKDNNQSAASSVSEDDNESVLQSSRAPNTSALETLVRTACESLAVSTLLAGNSSSNNLLDAPCHQPSQDTPVGHASRLRIVASNSSASSNLYAPSTSALGETSAADDAVFSVIFGHRDPNSRASAVEEEHDTSQSKDLPEPSLDLTHNRLSDMGDVEGSSEELERRRASERERKRKPVRFQSPTEDELKAKKKRRRRMNPLLRIPRRDPAIPFKCDLCGSPYVINPSRRGNRPKLSSHQPSPRHKVDPATGKTLTLCNACGLSFDRPKKPRRERCEPDPEEKKKYLEEANQFAMSLVEGLGDPDAERLCCPHFKFRACGCLQSYIIGDGSNMQESRERANDMLQMLKKAKELSNKKCYDVEEVRNQAKSMKRSKNIGLGNGQRKCTEFEEYVLEKRKHLRDTLKLCERATQRVLLYSNNFLHKKLKTDPSKPLRIVRQKGKAALGKLKAMEDLPKEKCCVDNCVMIAMTHTNLLKQWRDRAISGQTEARRVLAEMLTPSGGARSNCYKFISWVTGCSHSTIGRVNEQMKETGGDREPPSHGLIKWWQENPKPKKTKLKAPQQAQVDTVQQVALQQIQQSLPQVNILQAAVSSAGLSAVMMQPAVSSGIPALTTVNSSQLAQTQLLPTVTFTNGTIQVQGAPVQIQTAQPIQVPQVQVQVQQQLQQQQLQYQQQIQQLQLQQLQLQQQQQQLQQQLQQTQQLQQQASQQLQAHVVHQLQPQSLQQPASQQQQQQQQQVQQQQQAPQTQPPPQQQQQAPQVAQQTTQPQQQLVQQAESQETPPNVTITMATSNTLTTAALQGNLTASQATPLNTDSLFATDGFHILSAVQPQVVTLPVSPQSAVGQAVPVSLIQTPNGQQGLQ, from the exons ATGGCTTCGGGTGGGCCAGCCGAAGTAATCGACGCTGAAAAGACGCTGAATTGCGGCATCGAAAACTTTCAATCGGTGACTGAAGAACACTTTGAAGGCAATAATTTAGCTGAAGAAGGCCAAGATCCTGGTAGCTCTTACAGTTTCCCGGGAGAAACGGAAAACGAGAAGGACAACAATCAGTCAGCTG cCTCATCAGTGTCAGAAGATGACAATGAGTCTGTTCTGCAGTCATCAAGAGCTCCAAATACAAGTGCACTAGAAACATTAGTACGCACTGCCTGTGAAAGTCTTGCAGTATCAACACTTCTTGCAGGAAATTCTTCATCAAATAACCTGTTAGATGCTCCTTGTCATCAGCCTTCACAGGATACACCAGTTGGCCATGCCTCAAGACTGAGAATAGTGGCTAGTAACTCAAGTGCCAGCTCAAACCTGTATGCTCCATCCACTAGTGCTCTTGGTGAGACTTCAGCAGCTGATGATGCAGTATTTAGTGTCATTTTTGGGCATCGGGATCCTAACAGCAGAGCTAGTGCAGTAGAAGAGGAGCATGATACCTCACAATCCAAAGATCTTCCAGAACCAAGTTTAGATTTAACCCATAACAGACTCTCTGATATGGGAGATGTTGAG GGTTCATCAGAGGAGCTAGAAAGAAGAAGAGCAAGTGAACGAGAGCGGAAGAGGAAACCAGTCAGATTTCAATCTCCAACAGAAGATGAACTTAAagcaaagaagaagagaaggagaCGCATGAATCCTTTGCTTCGTATTCCTCGTCGTGATCCAGCCATCCCATTCAAGTGTGACTTGTGTGGTTCTCCATATGTTATCAACCCTTCAAGACGAGGCAACAGACCAAAGCTTTCTTCCCATCAGCCAAGTCCTCGGCATAAGGTTGATCCAGCAACAGGGAAGACTCTCACTCTGTGCAATGCTTGTG GTTTGTCCTTTGATCGTCCTAAAAAGCCAAGACGAGAACGCTGTGAACCAGAtccagaagaaaagaaaaagtatctGGAGGAGGCAAACCAGTTTGCAATGTCTCTAGTAGAAGGACTCGGAGACCCTGATG CTGAAAGGCTTTGTTGTCCACATTTTAAATTCAGAGCATGTGGCTGTTTACAGTCCTATATCATAGGAGATG GAAGCAACATGCAAGAGTCAAGGGAACGAGCCAACGACATGCTTCAAATgcttaaaaaagcaaaagaactCAGTAACAAGAAATGCTATGATGTTGAAGAAGTCAGAAACCAAGCAAAATCCATGAAGAG ATCTAAAAACATTGGCCTTGGTAATGGTCAGAGGAAGTGTACTGAATTTGAGGAGTATGTGCTGGAAAAGAGGAAACACTTACGCGACACTTTGAAATTATGTGAAAGAGCTACTCAGCGGGTGTTGCTGTATTCCAATAACTTCCTGCACAAAAAGCTCAAAACTGATCCATCA AAACCTCTTCGTATTGTGAGACAGAAAGGAAAGGCTGCCCTTGGTAAACTGAAGGCCATGGAAGATTTACCGAAAGAAAAGTGTTGTGTGGATAACTGTGTTATG ATTGCAATGACACACACAAATCTGCTAAAGCAGTGGCGTGACCGAGCCATCTCAGGGCAGACAGAAGCACGGAGAGTTCTTGCAGAGATGCTCACGCCATCTGGAGGTGCGCGCTCTAATTGTTACAAGTTCATATCCTGGGTGACAGGATGTAGTCACAGCACAATCGGCAGAGTTAatgaacaaatgaaagaaacag GTGGTGACAGAGAACCTCCTTCTCATGGTCTCATTAAATGGTGGCAggaaaaccctaaacccaagAAAACCAAGCTGAAAGCTCCGCAGCAGGCTCAGGTCGACACTGTTCAGCAAGTGGCATTGCAACAGATTCAGCAATCACTGCCTCAAGTCAACATCCTACAAGCTGCAGTCAGTTCAGCCGGCCTGTCGGCTGTCATGATGCAGCCTGCTGTGTCGTCTGGAATTCCGGCACTGACCACTGTGAACAGCTCCCAACTGGCGCAGACACAGTTACTTCCTACAGTCACATTCACCAATGGAACCATCCAAGTGCAGGGTGCACCTGTACAG ATTCAAACCGCTCAACCAATACAAGTGCCCCAGGTTCAGGTACAAGTTCAACAACAGCTGCAACAGCAACAGTTGCAATACCAACAGCAGATTCAACAACTGCAACTGCAACAGCTCCAGTTacagcagcaacaacagcagCTTCAGCAACAACTCCAGCAAACCCAGCAACTGCAGCAGCAAGCGTCACAGCAACTCCAAGCACAC GTTGTCCATCAATTGCAACCACAATCTCTGCAACAACCGGCCTCtcagcaacagcaacagcaacaacaacaggtGCAACAGCAGCAGCAGGCTCCGCAAACACAACCGCCAccacaacaacagcaacaagcACCACAGGTTGCTCAACAGACAACCCAACCCCAGCAACAGCTTGTGCAGCAAGCTGAATCCCAAGAGACACCGCCTAATGTAACTATCACCATGGCAACGTCCAATACCTTGACAACGGCTGCGTTGCAAGGCAACCTGACTGCGTCGCAAGCAACGCCGCTGAACACTGATAGTTTGTTTGCCACAGACGGGTTTCACATTCTCAGTGCTGTACAGCCGCAGGTGGTCACGCTTCCCGTCTCGCCCCAGTCCGCAGTGGGTCAGGCTGTACCTGTGTCGCTGATCCAGACTCCTAACGGACAGCAGGGCTTGCAATAG